The Setaria italica strain Yugu1 chromosome IX, Setaria_italica_v2.0, whole genome shotgun sequence genome has a window encoding:
- the LOC101783753 gene encoding uncharacterized protein LOC101783753 codes for MAAAIALLLLPLGQAEERPTAAHPHGLPFESPLALSPAAYDFFHPSVRARRAHGVAPAPALAPRGQRQQQQLRESAVRGATASVARADQEEGSVAPVRTVRHRTVAGVFVGAAAAALVAVGVAYAVGAFG; via the exons atggcggcggcgatcgCTCTTCTGCTCCTACCCCTCGGGCAGGCGGAGGAGAGGCCCACTGCGGCGCACCCGCACGGGCTCCCATTCGAGAGCCCGCTCGCGCTCTCGCCGGCTGCCTACGACTTCTTCCACCCCAGTGTGCGCGCCCGGCGAGCGCACGGCGTCGCCCCAGCGCCAGCGCTCGCGCCGCgcgggcagcggcagcagcagcagctgaggGAGTCCGCGGTCAGAGGAGCTACGGCGAGCGTGGCGAGGGCCGACCAGGAGGAGGGCAGCGTGGCACCCGTCAGGACGGTCCGGCACCGCACGGTGGCCGGCGTGTTcgtgggcgccgccgcggcggcgctagTGGCTGTTGGCGTGGCGTACGCCGTG GGTGCATTTGGTTGA